The proteins below are encoded in one region of Ostrea edulis chromosome 3, xbOstEdul1.1, whole genome shotgun sequence:
- the LOC125676430 gene encoding uncharacterized protein LOC125676430 isoform X1: protein MDPYPFLSIFLHVSILVKEIYPKALTCPATIPTVTYVGKCPSNEKEWKIAAEEKRCDKLAKYQNCSSPEDFVYHCILNKEATKLIEVCAPTWYMSGYCARFSITDERIVNQPGLDCTQFNPPCPTRFLSNSSAKYQTCYSKISSPSPQKSAPQGTNSQASCKSLIALIVVVCIVILILVIENIVCVLLYKKKLLTIDKWWKRTAHRQENAGSPSTPEKAELLPEACSPNTEETANAEGAHDDPGLISIPIEERNTRSSTNEADEKENTKRLADEAKDEKMDFKRLSGKSGQCSIKNLKTISDLKENLSKIFKVDTNSLWIVEKEMGVIYDDDRDFADLKKHQNTIEVVIGNSDRTVQEPECDVISKKSIFSRRCEMNCAHLTTPDTLFAHTRSSLKSGSVSVQCPECKGKWGMEELIEKCAMSDDETIFFTQLVKLNKATKEMVDKRRHV, encoded by the exons ATGGACCCGTATCCCTTCCTATCCATTTTTCTTCATGTGAGCATTTTGGTAAAAGAGATA TATCCGAAAGCACTAACATGTCCAGCGACCATACCAACTGTGACGTACGTTGGAAAATGCCCCTCTAATGAGAAGGAATGGAAAATAGCGGCTGAGGAGAAAAGGTGCGATAAACTGGCGAAATATCAGAACTGCTCGTCTCCAGAAGATTTCGTCTACCACTGTATATTAAACAAAGAAGCAACAAAGCTTATAGAAGTTTGTGCTCCAACATGGTATATGTCAG GTTACTGTGCACGCTTCAGCATTACAGATGAGAGAATTGTCAATCAGCCAGGGCTGGACTGTACACAGTTTAATCCTCCCTGTCCTACAAGATTTCTGTCCAATTCATCTGCTAAgt ATCAGACGTGTTACAGCAAAATATCATCACCATCTCCACAAAAATCAGCTCCACAAGG AACGAATTCACAAGCCAGTTGCAAGTCACTAATTGCATTAATTGTCGTCGTTTGCATAGTGATCCTAATTTTGGTTATAGAGaacattgtgtgtgtgttattatacaaaaagaaattattgaCAATAGATAAATGGTGGAAAAGAACAGCACACAGGCAAG AGAATGCAGGAAGTCCTTCCACTCCCGAGAAAGCTGAATTACTACCAGAAGCATGCAGTCCTAATACTGAGG AGACTGCAAACGCTGAAGGCGCTCATGATGATCCTGGATTAATATCCATACCCATCGAAGaaa gAAATACCCGTAGCTCTACTAATGAAGcagatgaaaaagaaaatacaaagaG ATTGGCGGATGAAGCTAAAGATGAAAAAATGGATTTCAAAAGACTGTCGGGAAAAAGTGGACAATGTAGTATCAAG aatttgaaaacaatttcgGACTTGAAAGAGAACTTGTCCAAAATATTTAAGGTAGACACAAACTCACTCTGGATAGTTGAAAAAGAAATGGGAGTTATCTATGATGATGACAGAGATTTTGCGGATTTGAAAAAGCACCAAAATACCATAGAAGTAGTTATTGGAAACTCCGACAGAACTGTACAAGAGCCCGAATGTGACGTCATATCCAAGAAGTCTATATTTTCCAGAAGATGCGAAATGAACTGCGCTCATCTAACAA CTCCTGATACCCTCTTTGCCCACACTAGAAGCTCGTTGAAGTCTGGGAGTGTAAGCGTGCAATGTCCAGAGTGTAAAGGAAAGTGGGGAATGGAAGAACTTATTGAGAAGTGCGCTATGTCAGACgacgaaacaatatttttcacGCAGCTAGTTAAATTGAATAAAGCGACCAAGGAGATGGTCGATAAACGGCGACACGTATAA
- the LOC125676430 gene encoding uncharacterized protein LOC125676430 isoform X4, producing the protein MDPYPFLSIFLHVSILVKEIYPKALTCPATIPTVTYVGKCPSNEKEWKIAAEEKRCDKLAKYQNCSSPEDFVYHCILNKEATKLIEVCAPTWYMSGYCARFSITDERIVNQPGLDCTQFNPPCPTRFLSNSSAKYQTCYSKISSPSPQKSAPQGTNSQASCKSLIALIVVVCIVILILVIENIVCVLLYKKKLLTIDKWWKRTAHRQENAGSPSTPEKAELLPEACSPNTEGNTRSSTNEADEKENTKRLADEAKDEKMDFKRLSGKSGQCSIKVDTNSLWIVEKEMGVIYDDDRDFADLKKHQNTIEVVIGNSDRTVQEPECDVISKKSIFSRRCEMNCAHLTTPDTLFAHTRSSLKSGSVSVQCPECKGKWGMEELIEKCAMSDDETIFFTQLVKLNKATKEMVDKRRHV; encoded by the exons ATGGACCCGTATCCCTTCCTATCCATTTTTCTTCATGTGAGCATTTTGGTAAAAGAGATA TATCCGAAAGCACTAACATGTCCAGCGACCATACCAACTGTGACGTACGTTGGAAAATGCCCCTCTAATGAGAAGGAATGGAAAATAGCGGCTGAGGAGAAAAGGTGCGATAAACTGGCGAAATATCAGAACTGCTCGTCTCCAGAAGATTTCGTCTACCACTGTATATTAAACAAAGAAGCAACAAAGCTTATAGAAGTTTGTGCTCCAACATGGTATATGTCAG GTTACTGTGCACGCTTCAGCATTACAGATGAGAGAATTGTCAATCAGCCAGGGCTGGACTGTACACAGTTTAATCCTCCCTGTCCTACAAGATTTCTGTCCAATTCATCTGCTAAgt ATCAGACGTGTTACAGCAAAATATCATCACCATCTCCACAAAAATCAGCTCCACAAGG AACGAATTCACAAGCCAGTTGCAAGTCACTAATTGCATTAATTGTCGTCGTTTGCATAGTGATCCTAATTTTGGTTATAGAGaacattgtgtgtgtgttattatacaaaaagaaattattgaCAATAGATAAATGGTGGAAAAGAACAGCACACAGGCAAG AGAATGCAGGAAGTCCTTCCACTCCCGAGAAAGCTGAATTACTACCAGAAGCATGCAGTCCTAATACTGAGG gAAATACCCGTAGCTCTACTAATGAAGcagatgaaaaagaaaatacaaagaG ATTGGCGGATGAAGCTAAAGATGAAAAAATGGATTTCAAAAGACTGTCGGGAAAAAGTGGACAATGTAGTATCAAG GTAGACACAAACTCACTCTGGATAGTTGAAAAAGAAATGGGAGTTATCTATGATGATGACAGAGATTTTGCGGATTTGAAAAAGCACCAAAATACCATAGAAGTAGTTATTGGAAACTCCGACAGAACTGTACAAGAGCCCGAATGTGACGTCATATCCAAGAAGTCTATATTTTCCAGAAGATGCGAAATGAACTGCGCTCATCTAACAA CTCCTGATACCCTCTTTGCCCACACTAGAAGCTCGTTGAAGTCTGGGAGTGTAAGCGTGCAATGTCCAGAGTGTAAAGGAAAGTGGGGAATGGAAGAACTTATTGAGAAGTGCGCTATGTCAGACgacgaaacaatatttttcacGCAGCTAGTTAAATTGAATAAAGCGACCAAGGAGATGGTCGATAAACGGCGACACGTATAA
- the LOC125676430 gene encoding uncharacterized protein LOC125676430 isoform X2 has translation MDPYPFLSIFLHVSILVKEIYPKALTCPATIPTVTYVGKCPSNEKEWKIAAEEKRCDKLAKYQNCSSPEDFVYHCILNKEATKLIEVCAPTWYMSGYCARFSITDERIVNQPGLDCTQFNPPCPTRFLSNSSAKYQTCYSKISSPSPQKSAPQGTNSQASCKSLIALIVVVCIVILILVIENIVCVLLYKKKLLTIDKWWKRTAHRQENAGSPSTPEKAELLPEACSPNTEETANAEGAHDDPGLISIPIEERNTRSSTNEADEKENTKRLADEAKDEKMDFKRLSGKSGQCSIKVDTNSLWIVEKEMGVIYDDDRDFADLKKHQNTIEVVIGNSDRTVQEPECDVISKKSIFSRRCEMNCAHLTTPDTLFAHTRSSLKSGSVSVQCPECKGKWGMEELIEKCAMSDDETIFFTQLVKLNKATKEMVDKRRHV, from the exons ATGGACCCGTATCCCTTCCTATCCATTTTTCTTCATGTGAGCATTTTGGTAAAAGAGATA TATCCGAAAGCACTAACATGTCCAGCGACCATACCAACTGTGACGTACGTTGGAAAATGCCCCTCTAATGAGAAGGAATGGAAAATAGCGGCTGAGGAGAAAAGGTGCGATAAACTGGCGAAATATCAGAACTGCTCGTCTCCAGAAGATTTCGTCTACCACTGTATATTAAACAAAGAAGCAACAAAGCTTATAGAAGTTTGTGCTCCAACATGGTATATGTCAG GTTACTGTGCACGCTTCAGCATTACAGATGAGAGAATTGTCAATCAGCCAGGGCTGGACTGTACACAGTTTAATCCTCCCTGTCCTACAAGATTTCTGTCCAATTCATCTGCTAAgt ATCAGACGTGTTACAGCAAAATATCATCACCATCTCCACAAAAATCAGCTCCACAAGG AACGAATTCACAAGCCAGTTGCAAGTCACTAATTGCATTAATTGTCGTCGTTTGCATAGTGATCCTAATTTTGGTTATAGAGaacattgtgtgtgtgttattatacaaaaagaaattattgaCAATAGATAAATGGTGGAAAAGAACAGCACACAGGCAAG AGAATGCAGGAAGTCCTTCCACTCCCGAGAAAGCTGAATTACTACCAGAAGCATGCAGTCCTAATACTGAGG AGACTGCAAACGCTGAAGGCGCTCATGATGATCCTGGATTAATATCCATACCCATCGAAGaaa gAAATACCCGTAGCTCTACTAATGAAGcagatgaaaaagaaaatacaaagaG ATTGGCGGATGAAGCTAAAGATGAAAAAATGGATTTCAAAAGACTGTCGGGAAAAAGTGGACAATGTAGTATCAAG GTAGACACAAACTCACTCTGGATAGTTGAAAAAGAAATGGGAGTTATCTATGATGATGACAGAGATTTTGCGGATTTGAAAAAGCACCAAAATACCATAGAAGTAGTTATTGGAAACTCCGACAGAACTGTACAAGAGCCCGAATGTGACGTCATATCCAAGAAGTCTATATTTTCCAGAAGATGCGAAATGAACTGCGCTCATCTAACAA CTCCTGATACCCTCTTTGCCCACACTAGAAGCTCGTTGAAGTCTGGGAGTGTAAGCGTGCAATGTCCAGAGTGTAAAGGAAAGTGGGGAATGGAAGAACTTATTGAGAAGTGCGCTATGTCAGACgacgaaacaatatttttcacGCAGCTAGTTAAATTGAATAAAGCGACCAAGGAGATGGTCGATAAACGGCGACACGTATAA
- the LOC125676430 gene encoding uncharacterized protein LOC125676430 isoform X3, whose translation MDPYPFLSIFLHVSILVKEIYPKALTCPATIPTVTYVGKCPSNEKEWKIAAEEKRCDKLAKYQNCSSPEDFVYHCILNKEATKLIEVCAPTWYMSGYCARFSITDERIVNQPGLDCTQFNPPCPTRFLSNSSAKYQTCYSKISSPSPQKSAPQGTNSQASCKSLIALIVVVCIVILILVIENIVCVLLYKKKLLTIDKWWKRTAHRQENAGSPSTPEKAELLPEACSPNTEGNTRSSTNEADEKENTKRLADEAKDEKMDFKRLSGKSGQCSIKNLKTISDLKENLSKIFKVDTNSLWIVEKEMGVIYDDDRDFADLKKHQNTIEVVIGNSDRTVQEPECDVISKKSIFSRRCEMNCAHLTTPDTLFAHTRSSLKSGSVSVQCPECKGKWGMEELIEKCAMSDDETIFFTQLVKLNKATKEMVDKRRHV comes from the exons ATGGACCCGTATCCCTTCCTATCCATTTTTCTTCATGTGAGCATTTTGGTAAAAGAGATA TATCCGAAAGCACTAACATGTCCAGCGACCATACCAACTGTGACGTACGTTGGAAAATGCCCCTCTAATGAGAAGGAATGGAAAATAGCGGCTGAGGAGAAAAGGTGCGATAAACTGGCGAAATATCAGAACTGCTCGTCTCCAGAAGATTTCGTCTACCACTGTATATTAAACAAAGAAGCAACAAAGCTTATAGAAGTTTGTGCTCCAACATGGTATATGTCAG GTTACTGTGCACGCTTCAGCATTACAGATGAGAGAATTGTCAATCAGCCAGGGCTGGACTGTACACAGTTTAATCCTCCCTGTCCTACAAGATTTCTGTCCAATTCATCTGCTAAgt ATCAGACGTGTTACAGCAAAATATCATCACCATCTCCACAAAAATCAGCTCCACAAGG AACGAATTCACAAGCCAGTTGCAAGTCACTAATTGCATTAATTGTCGTCGTTTGCATAGTGATCCTAATTTTGGTTATAGAGaacattgtgtgtgtgttattatacaaaaagaaattattgaCAATAGATAAATGGTGGAAAAGAACAGCACACAGGCAAG AGAATGCAGGAAGTCCTTCCACTCCCGAGAAAGCTGAATTACTACCAGAAGCATGCAGTCCTAATACTGAGG gAAATACCCGTAGCTCTACTAATGAAGcagatgaaaaagaaaatacaaagaG ATTGGCGGATGAAGCTAAAGATGAAAAAATGGATTTCAAAAGACTGTCGGGAAAAAGTGGACAATGTAGTATCAAG aatttgaaaacaatttcgGACTTGAAAGAGAACTTGTCCAAAATATTTAAGGTAGACACAAACTCACTCTGGATAGTTGAAAAAGAAATGGGAGTTATCTATGATGATGACAGAGATTTTGCGGATTTGAAAAAGCACCAAAATACCATAGAAGTAGTTATTGGAAACTCCGACAGAACTGTACAAGAGCCCGAATGTGACGTCATATCCAAGAAGTCTATATTTTCCAGAAGATGCGAAATGAACTGCGCTCATCTAACAA CTCCTGATACCCTCTTTGCCCACACTAGAAGCTCGTTGAAGTCTGGGAGTGTAAGCGTGCAATGTCCAGAGTGTAAAGGAAAGTGGGGAATGGAAGAACTTATTGAGAAGTGCGCTATGTCAGACgacgaaacaatatttttcacGCAGCTAGTTAAATTGAATAAAGCGACCAAGGAGATGGTCGATAAACGGCGACACGTATAA